One window of the Candidatus Eremiobacteraceae bacterium genome contains the following:
- the ispD gene encoding 2-C-methyl-D-erythritol 4-phosphate cytidylyltransferase: MTGVGAVTAILAAAGRGVRLGSRKQLLAFQGKPLAAWSLETFAACPLVTDIVVVCEADEHEAFVALSRDRGGGKVRAVVSGGERRQDSVYAGLRAAPAQTAIAIVHDGARPFVTGEQIEAVLAAAREGGAAILAVPEKETVKQAGEGGAVARTLPREALWHAQTPQAFEFGILMRAYAAAEQGGFVGTDCSMLVEAAGETAVRIVEGSYDNVKITTPEDLIIAEHIARARLGAT, from the coding sequence GTGACAGGCGTCGGCGCGGTCACCGCGATCCTCGCGGCTGCCGGTCGCGGCGTCCGGCTCGGATCGCGCAAGCAGCTGCTCGCATTCCAAGGCAAGCCGCTTGCCGCGTGGTCGCTCGAAACGTTCGCCGCGTGTCCGCTCGTGACGGACATCGTCGTCGTGTGCGAAGCGGACGAGCATGAAGCATTCGTCGCTCTCTCGCGCGACCGCGGCGGCGGCAAAGTGCGCGCCGTCGTCAGCGGGGGCGAGCGGCGCCAGGATTCGGTCTACGCCGGCTTGCGCGCGGCGCCCGCGCAGACCGCGATCGCGATCGTGCACGACGGCGCCCGACCGTTCGTCACGGGCGAGCAGATCGAAGCGGTGCTTGCGGCTGCACGCGAAGGCGGGGCGGCTATCCTCGCTGTGCCGGAAAAAGAGACTGTGAAACAAGCGGGCGAAGGCGGAGCCGTCGCCCGAACGCTCCCGCGCGAGGCGCTCTGGCACGCGCAGACGCCGCAGGCGTTCGAATTCGGCATTCTCATGCGCGCGTATGCAGCCGCGGAGCAAGGCGGATTCGTCGGCACCGACTGCTCGATGCTCGTAGAAGCAGCGGGCGAGACGGCCGTGCGCATCGTCGAAGGGTCGTACGACAACGTGAAGATCACGACGCCCGAAGACCTGATAATCGCCGAGCATATCGCTCGCGCTCGTTTGGGCGCGACATGA
- the ispF gene encoding 2-C-methyl-D-erythritol 2,4-cyclodiphosphate synthase, with translation MRVGFGYDAHPLVAGRLLVLAGVEVPYARGLDGYSDGDVVAHAVIDALLGALALGDCGSHFPAGDARFAGARSLDLLRQAVALIAAENHVIGNVDCTIVAERPALAAYIGQMRSNLSRALDVTTAFVSVKAKRTEGLGFEGESRGIAAYAIASVKPARPAFQASDEE, from the coding sequence ATGAGGGTCGGCTTCGGCTATGATGCACATCCGCTGGTCGCGGGAAGGCTGCTCGTCCTTGCGGGTGTGGAGGTGCCGTACGCGCGAGGTCTCGACGGATATTCAGACGGCGACGTCGTGGCGCACGCCGTCATCGACGCGCTGCTCGGCGCGCTCGCGCTCGGTGATTGCGGTTCGCACTTCCCCGCAGGCGACGCTCGTTTCGCGGGTGCGCGGAGCCTGGATCTCCTGCGCCAAGCCGTCGCGCTTATCGCGGCGGAGAATCATGTGATTGGAAATGTCGACTGCACCATTGTTGCCGAACGGCCAGCGCTCGCCGCGTACATCGGTCAGATGCGTTCAAATCTCTCTCGCGCACTCGACGTGACGACCGCATTCGTGAGCGTCAAAGCGAAACGGACCGAGGGCCTGGGATTTGAAGGCGAGAGCCGCGGCATCGCGGCGTATGCGATCGCGAGCGTGAAGCCTGCGAGGCCGGCATTCCAGGCAAGTGACGAGGAATGA
- the gltX gene encoding glutamate--tRNA ligase, translated as MNNKGPRLRFAPAPTGSLHVGGARTALFNYLFARKHGGALILRSEDTDSARSSLESEKVIQDDLRWLGLAWDEGPDIGGPFAPYRQTDRRDTYALAAARLMEVGRAYPCYCTPEELDAARKDAEAKGLPPRYPGTCRDLTAEQRAAREREGRKPALRFPVPSRDIYVEDLIRGSVHFPGNTIGDFVIVKSEGLPTYNLAAVVDDAGMEITHVIRGDEHLPNTPRQVLLYEALELPPPLFAHVSMILAPDHQKLSKRHGATAVAEYRAQGYLPDALVNYLALLGWSPGDDREFFSLADLVEAFSLERVGKSPAVFDHAKLRWFNAHYVRRLPDEQRIELIADWAGQSPVVATLPAFRDPAWRRLLDRALADHIHELSDVPREASALFAPDVELEPSMADALADPAARAMVFELATQAESAKDNAPAWATAVSRDAIVALGARHGLKGRALFRPVRAAVTGSEHGHELPLLLALLGPELVVRRIRRSLAREDRPPTA; from the coding sequence ATGAACAACAAGGGACCGCGGCTACGGTTCGCGCCGGCCCCCACCGGCTCACTCCACGTCGGCGGCGCGCGAACCGCACTTTTCAACTATCTCTTCGCGCGCAAACACGGCGGCGCGCTGATCCTGCGGTCTGAAGATACCGACAGCGCGCGCTCATCCTTGGAATCGGAAAAAGTCATACAAGACGATTTGCGCTGGCTCGGCCTCGCATGGGATGAGGGACCGGACATCGGCGGCCCCTTCGCGCCGTACCGGCAAACCGATCGCCGCGACACCTACGCGCTGGCCGCGGCGCGTCTCATGGAAGTCGGCCGCGCGTATCCATGCTACTGCACGCCGGAGGAGTTGGACGCGGCGCGCAAAGACGCGGAAGCGAAAGGATTGCCGCCGCGCTATCCGGGCACATGCCGCGATCTGACCGCCGAGCAGCGCGCCGCGCGAGAGCGGGAAGGCCGAAAGCCGGCATTGCGTTTTCCGGTGCCGTCGCGAGACATCTACGTCGAAGACCTGATCCGCGGTTCGGTGCACTTCCCCGGCAACACCATCGGCGATTTTGTCATCGTGAAATCCGAAGGTTTGCCCACCTACAATCTCGCGGCAGTCGTGGACGACGCAGGGATGGAGATAACGCACGTCATCCGCGGCGACGAGCACCTCCCCAATACGCCGCGACAAGTGCTCTTATATGAGGCGCTCGAGTTGCCGCCGCCGCTCTTCGCGCACGTCTCCATGATCCTCGCGCCGGACCATCAGAAACTCTCGAAGCGGCACGGTGCAACAGCGGTCGCGGAATATCGCGCCCAGGGCTACCTTCCGGATGCGCTCGTCAACTATCTCGCGCTGCTCGGGTGGTCGCCCGGAGACGATCGAGAGTTCTTCTCGCTCGCCGATCTGGTAGAAGCATTTTCGCTCGAACGTGTCGGCAAAAGCCCTGCCGTGTTCGATCACGCGAAGCTGCGCTGGTTCAACGCACACTATGTGCGCAGGCTGCCCGACGAGCAGCGGATAGAGCTGATCGCAGATTGGGCCGGTCAAAGCCCGGTGGTCGCAACGCTTCCGGCGTTCAGAGATCCTGCGTGGCGGCGCCTGCTCGACCGCGCGCTCGCAGACCACATCCATGAATTGAGCGATGTGCCGCGCGAGGCAAGCGCGCTCTTCGCGCCCGACGTGGAACTCGAGCCGTCGATGGCGGACGCGCTTGCCGATCCGGCGGCCCGTGCAATGGTTTTCGAACTCGCCACGCAAGCTGAATCCGCCAAGGACAATGCGCCTGCCTGGGCAACGGCGGTGAGCCGCGATGCGATCGTGGCGCTCGGCGCGCGCCACGGCCTGAAAGGGAGAGCGCTCTTCCGGCCGGTGCGCGCAGCGGTCACTGGATCGGAACACGGCCACGAATTGCCGCTGCTGCTCGCGCTTCTCGGGCCGGAACTCGTCGTACGCCGCATCCGCCGGTCGCTCGCGCGGGAGGACAGGCCGCCGACGGCTTGA
- the cysE gene encoding serine O-acetyltransferase, translating to MRHESIFRKIAADWRACFARDPAARNALDVLLSYPGFHAVFAYRFIHPLQRWGIPVLPRLLANVTRFFTGVEIHPGAELGAGLFIDHGTGVVIGETAEVGRDCTLYQGVTLGGTSLQRGKRHPTLEDGVVVGAGAIILGAITVGRGAKIAAGAVVVKDIPPDSTVVGVPGRVVFQNGKKVEEPVIPHVDMPDPEDDAIKALTRRIEALEARDRSEESHADPLF from the coding sequence ATGCGTCACGAATCGATCTTCCGTAAGATAGCCGCAGACTGGCGCGCGTGCTTCGCGCGCGATCCGGCTGCGCGCAATGCGCTCGACGTGCTCTTGAGCTATCCCGGTTTTCATGCGGTGTTCGCGTATCGTTTCATCCATCCGCTGCAGAGATGGGGCATTCCGGTTCTGCCGCGTCTTCTCGCGAATGTCACGCGGTTCTTCACCGGCGTCGAAATCCACCCGGGGGCTGAACTCGGCGCGGGATTGTTCATCGACCACGGAACGGGTGTCGTCATCGGAGAGACCGCCGAAGTCGGCCGCGACTGCACGCTCTATCAAGGCGTGACGCTCGGCGGCACGAGCCTGCAGCGCGGCAAGCGCCATCCGACGCTCGAAGACGGCGTGGTGGTCGGAGCCGGCGCCATCATTCTCGGAGCGATCACCGTCGGTCGAGGAGCAAAAATCGCAGCCGGGGCGGTCGTCGTGAAGGACATTCCACCGGACAGCACGGTTGTCGGCGTGCCCGGACGCGTCGTCTTCCAAAACGGTAAGAAAGTCGAGGAACCCGTCATCCCACACGTCGATATGCCGGATCCGGAGGACGACGCGATCAAAGCGCTCACGCGCCGGATCGAGGCGCTGGAAGCCCGCGACCGCAGCGAGGAGTCGCATGCCGATCCGCTTTTTTAA
- the cysS gene encoding cysteine--tRNA ligase yields MPIRFFNSRTRRTDDLTPLHDGEVSIYVCGMTPNSHPHLGHARTFLTFDVLRRHLRSRGLTVRYVQNVTDIDDKIIERAAADKTPWTDVVARFYGEYEACARQLRIAEPDVLARATSEMDEIVAMIAQLVALDKAYETADGVYFKVKSFARYGELSGRQIDELQAGSRIEVREQKADPLDFALWKKAKPGEPTWPSPWGPGRPGWHIECSAMSRRHLGDQIDIHGGATDLIFPHHENEIAQTESCTGLHPMAAIWMHAGLLNVDGQKMSKSLGNFMPLVDLLKRHSWAAIRYFFLQTGYRKPTNFTDSALEAATKGLRGLYADIEALRVAAGARPARTDQAADAEEFDALLDDDLNTAGAVGWLQKRLKAERTAAAQRDGSPQAAVALAERCLAVLGLPATVDEAGLTQAESSLRLTDAARLSLRIIAGDGHSDDRKLVDRVVAIRLAAREARDFAASDRLRDVLLKSGIAVKDSKSGSEWTVIESE; encoded by the coding sequence ATGCCGATCCGCTTTTTTAACAGCCGGACGCGCCGCACGGACGATCTCACACCGCTGCATGACGGCGAAGTGAGCATCTACGTCTGCGGCATGACGCCGAATTCGCATCCGCATCTCGGACATGCGCGTACGTTTCTGACCTTCGATGTCTTGCGGCGTCATCTGCGTTCGCGCGGCCTCACGGTACGCTACGTACAGAACGTCACCGATATCGATGACAAGATCATCGAACGGGCGGCTGCAGATAAGACGCCGTGGACGGACGTCGTGGCGCGATTCTACGGCGAGTACGAAGCATGCGCCCGACAATTGCGTATCGCCGAGCCCGACGTGCTCGCGCGCGCCACCTCCGAGATGGATGAGATCGTCGCGATGATCGCGCAGCTCGTCGCGCTGGACAAAGCGTATGAGACGGCGGACGGCGTCTATTTCAAGGTGAAGTCTTTTGCCCGTTATGGCGAATTGAGCGGACGCCAGATCGACGAGCTCCAGGCGGGTTCGCGCATCGAAGTGCGCGAGCAGAAAGCCGATCCGCTCGACTTCGCGCTGTGGAAGAAAGCCAAGCCGGGGGAGCCGACGTGGCCGAGCCCGTGGGGACCGGGCCGCCCCGGCTGGCACATCGAGTGCTCGGCGATGTCGCGCCGCCATCTCGGCGATCAGATCGATATCCATGGAGGCGCGACCGATCTGATCTTCCCGCACCACGAGAACGAGATCGCGCAGACTGAGAGCTGCACGGGCTTGCATCCGATGGCGGCCATCTGGATGCATGCGGGGCTCCTCAACGTGGACGGTCAGAAGATGAGCAAGTCGCTCGGCAATTTCATGCCGCTGGTCGATCTGCTGAAGCGGCATTCCTGGGCGGCCATCCGCTATTTCTTCCTGCAGACCGGCTATCGCAAGCCCACCAATTTCACGGATTCTGCGCTCGAAGCGGCCACCAAAGGTCTGCGCGGCCTGTACGCTGATATTGAGGCGCTGCGAGTCGCCGCGGGCGCGCGCCCGGCGCGCACCGATCAAGCCGCCGACGCCGAAGAATTCGACGCGCTCTTGGACGATGATCTCAACACGGCCGGCGCCGTCGGCTGGCTTCAGAAGCGGCTCAAGGCGGAACGCACAGCTGCGGCGCAGCGCGATGGATCACCGCAGGCCGCCGTGGCGCTCGCCGAGCGCTGCCTGGCTGTGCTCGGCTTGCCGGCGACGGTCGACGAAGCCGGTCTGACTCAAGCCGAATCTTCACTGCGTCTGACGGACGCGGCCCGTTTGAGTTTGCGCATTATCGCCGGTGACGGCCACTCGGACGACCGTAAGCTCGTCGACCGCGTTGTCGCTATACGCTTGGCCGCGCGCGAAGCGCGCGACTTCGCCGCGTCCGATCGCCTGCGCGACGTGCTGCTGAAGTCGGGCATCGCGGTCAAAGATTCGAAATCCGGATCCGAGTGGACCGTCATTGAATCCGAGTAA
- the rlmB gene encoding 23S rRNA (guanosine(2251)-2'-O)-methyltransferase RlmB gives MNPSKPEARRESEYIFGVHAVAEAIAAGEPLERIIVGKRRTADRELSVVLKEAAARGTRVEIEEEAMFRRFGDARHQHVVAIAPPFRYAEWSTLLAAVRERDDAIVVALDHIEDPHNVGAILRNAEAAGAVGAVLPDRRSASVTASVRRAAAGAASHLAIARVPNLVRAFEDLKREGCWVIGTAAAPGTPDYTSVDLTGRCVIVIGAEGKGISRLALVRCDLLARIPMQGKIASLNASSASAIMLFEAVRQRSQRKLVTSRTSGQSPVNP, from the coding sequence TTGAATCCGAGTAAGCCGGAGGCAAGACGCGAGTCTGAATATATCTTCGGCGTTCACGCCGTTGCGGAAGCGATAGCCGCCGGCGAGCCGCTCGAGCGCATCATCGTCGGGAAACGGCGTACCGCCGATCGCGAGCTCTCGGTCGTCCTCAAAGAAGCCGCGGCGCGCGGCACGCGCGTTGAAATAGAAGAAGAGGCGATGTTCCGCCGTTTCGGCGACGCGCGCCATCAACACGTGGTGGCGATCGCGCCGCCATTTCGTTATGCAGAGTGGAGTACGTTGCTCGCCGCGGTCCGCGAGCGGGATGACGCGATCGTCGTCGCGCTCGATCACATCGAAGATCCGCATAACGTCGGCGCGATCTTGCGCAACGCCGAGGCCGCGGGCGCTGTGGGAGCGGTGCTGCCGGATCGCCGGAGCGCGTCCGTCACCGCATCGGTTCGGCGAGCGGCAGCCGGAGCTGCTTCACACTTGGCGATTGCCCGTGTCCCGAACTTGGTCAGGGCGTTCGAGGATTTGAAGCGCGAAGGGTGCTGGGTCATCGGCACCGCCGCGGCGCCCGGCACGCCCGACTACACCTCGGTCGATCTAACGGGGCGTTGCGTGATCGTTATCGGCGCGGAGGGCAAAGGCATATCCCGCTTGGCTTTGGTGCGATGCGACCTGCTCGCAAGAATCCCGATGCAGGGGAAGATAGCATCACTGAATGCGTCATCTGCCTCGGCGATCATGCTCTTCGAGGCGGTGCGTCAGAGGTCGCAACGAAAGCTTGTGACGAGCAGAACAAGCGGTCAAAGCCCCGTCAATCCTTGA
- the sigH gene encoding RNA polymerase sporulation sigma factor SigH, which yields MAALHQTEENLDYSERADEELVNAAKCGDNLAMEFLLNKYKNFVRIKAKSYFLIGADREDIIQEGMIGLYKAVRDFRADKLSSFRAFAELCITRQIITAIKTATRQKHIPLNQYISLNKPIYDEDSERTLLDVMASAKMSDPEELVINQEVSEDIKERIQENLSDLESQVLLSYLEGKSYQEMARDLNRHVKSIDNALQRVKRKIEKNLSEVDLY from the coding sequence TTGGCGGCACTCCATCAGACCGAAGAAAACCTAGACTATAGCGAACGCGCCGACGAAGAACTCGTAAATGCAGCGAAATGTGGCGACAATCTCGCCATGGAGTTCCTGCTCAATAAGTATAAGAACTTCGTCCGCATCAAAGCGAAAAGCTACTTCCTCATCGGCGCCGACCGAGAGGACATCATCCAAGAGGGAATGATCGGCCTGTACAAGGCCGTTCGCGACTTCCGCGCCGACAAATTGTCGTCGTTCCGCGCGTTTGCGGAGCTGTGCATCACGCGGCAGATCATCACTGCCATCAAGACGGCCACGCGCCAGAAGCACATCCCGCTGAACCAGTACATCTCGCTGAACAAGCCCATCTACGACGAAGACAGCGAACGAACGCTGTTGGATGTCATGGCGAGCGCCAAGATGTCCGATCCCGAGGAACTGGTGATCAATCAGGAAGTCTCGGAAGACATCAAGGAGCGGATCCAGGAGAATCTGAGCGACCTCGAGTCGCAAGTGCTCCTGAGCTATCTCGAGGGCAAATCGTACCAGGAGATGGCGCGCGACTTGAACCGGCACGTCAAGTCCATCGACAACGCGCTCCAGCGCGTCAAGCGCAAGATCGAAAAGAACTTGAGCGAAGTCGACCTCTACTAA